From a region of the Helicoverpa armigera isolate CAAS_96S chromosome 14, ASM3070526v1, whole genome shotgun sequence genome:
- the LOC110379661 gene encoding uncharacterized protein LOC110379661 has product MVTIMNNSTLPGTCGDNMIEVSGYQSESESETEITVTKKPKKTKDWTFLKQFSSKEDALNFVNSECTWSRNYTRATEDGQKRFYRCNKVKKRGPQCDAELYLLFVNDDDKVKVYQTNSEHNHSAIGTRDTYGIHENTKEEIKKFFNLRLKPRAILSELAKIEGIHLPSKTQIYNYLSNLRAQKFGKSGICLGELEQWIFKRTAIPEDDNEVFIISYHIIEGDQPGFRFNLSTKTLLKTILFTELIHTDATYKLIWQGFPVLIVGTTDKNREFHPICLGVATNEHQEVFQTMFQGIKDKVVQLYNYTMKPRVLICDAAQSIKNAFSDVFGEEPTIRMCWAQAKISIQKKVEQIVPKKEQKSVLIDVEALHNAASLDVFNAASQAFLEKWKTQTTFVKYMEEEWFRKNRNWFLGAAPMSPSTNNALESFNRNIKDHNTLREQFPLSRFLSVATDMVAQWSLANSSLPEAPTIELRQWTEAYVWAKKSINIEIVASDPTKTVYLICNENATDLNYNDRWQTFDEYKKLSVAFQKTTLPNLDWQKGSCDCPEFFDRYVCKHVLGLAIRLKLTTPPLEAKGIPIGQKRKRGRPAKSKPALIYQ; this is encoded by the coding sequence ATGGTTACAATCATGAATAATTCAACCTTACCAGGGACATGTGGTGATAATATGATTGAAGTTTCAGGGTACCAAAGTGAATCTGAGAGTGAAACAGAAATAACAGTGACTAAAAAGCCGAAGAAGACCAAAGATTggacatttttaaaacaattttctagTAAAGAAGATGCTTTAAACTTCGTGAATTCTGAATGTACTTGGTCGCGGAATTACACACGTGCCACTGAAGATGGTCAAAAAAGGTTCTATCGCTGCAATAAAGTCAAAAAGAGAGGGCCGCAATGCGACGCGGAgctttatttgttatttgttaatgATGACGATAAGGTAAAAGTGTATCAAACTAACTCAGAACATAACCATAGTGCTATCGGCACCCGAGATACTTACGGCATTCACGAGAATACAAAAGAGGAAATTAAgaaattttttaatttacgcTTGAAACCCAGAGCAATTTTATCAGAACTTGCTAAAATAGAAGGAATACATTTACCATCAAAAACGCAAATCTACAATTATTTGTCGAATCTCAGAGCACAAAAATTCGGAAAATCGGGTATTTGTCTGGGCGAATTGGAGCAGTGGATATTTAAACGTACTGCTATTCCAGAAGATGACAACGAGGTCTTCATCATTAGTTACCACATCATTGAAGGAGATCAGCCAGGTTTCCGATTCAATCTATCtacaaaaacattattgaaaacaattttattcacGGAACTCATACACACTGACGCCACGTACAAATTGATATGGCAGGGATTTCCGGTGCTGATTGTTGGCACTACGGATAAAAATCGCGAGTTTCATCCTATTTGCTTGGGAGTAGCTACAAATGAGCACCAAGAAGTTTTTCAGACAATGTTTCAAGGAATAAAGGACAAAGTTGTGCAATTATATAATTACACAATGAAACCCAGAGTTCTGATCTGCGACGCAGCTCAAAgtataaaaaatgcattttcagATGTTTTTGGTGAAGAACCGACTATTCGTATGTGCTGGGCACAAGCtaaaataagtatacaaaagaAGGTAGAACAAATTGTGCCAAAAAAGGAGCAAAAAAGCGTTTTGATTGATGTAGAAGCTTTACATAACGCAGCTTCACTCGACGTCTTTAATGCCGCTTCGCAAGCGTTCCTTGAGAAATGGAAAACACAAACCACCTTTGTAAAGTACATGGAAGAGGAATGGTTCAGAAAGAATCGCAATTGGTTCTTAGGTGCTGCACCTATGTCGCCTTCGACAAATAATGCCCTCGAGTCATTTAATAGAAACATAAAAGACCATAATACATTGCGAGAACAATTTCCTCTGTCGCGATTTCTGTCTGTTGCTACCGATATGGTAGCCCAGTGGTCATTAGCAAACTCTTCGTTACCTGAGGCACCTACTATTGAGCTTCGACAATGGACGGAAGCTTACGTCTGGGCGAAGAAAAGCATAAATATAGAGATAGTGGCATCTGATCCTACCAAAACAGTATATTTGATTTGCAACGAAAATGCGACAGATTTAAACTACAATGATCGCTGGCAGACTTTTGACGAGTATAAAAAGCTGTCAGTTGCTTTTCAGAAAACCACACTGCCAAATTTGGACTGGCAAAAAGGATCGTGCGACTGTCCCGAATTTTTCGATAGATATGTATGCAAACACGTTTTGGGTCTTGCAATTCGGCTCAAACTAACAACACCACCACTGGAAGCAAAAGGGATACCCATTGGACAAAAAAGAAAACGAGGCCGGCCAGCTAAGTCCAAGCCAGCACTTATTTACCAGTGA